Proteins encoded together in one Desulfuromonas acetoxidans DSM 684 window:
- a CDS encoding chemotaxis protein CheX, which yields MDLEQMTIDSTREVFETMIMLEVTPQPAMPVLVSNFTDSVSGMVGLAGSCKGMIAIHAPDDVAMDITTRFLGLDVDEVNEDVTDAFGELANMLAGNIKMVLDESGKDITLSVPSYVFGADYHVECTAEADWVMVPFESDSGEFLVQLQIEKS from the coding sequence TTGGATTTAGAACAGATGACCATAGATTCCACGCGGGAAGTGTTTGAAACGATGATAATGCTCGAGGTGACTCCTCAGCCTGCAATGCCGGTATTGGTCAGCAACTTTACCGATTCGGTCTCTGGCATGGTTGGCCTGGCTGGGAGCTGCAAGGGGATGATCGCTATCCATGCTCCTGATGATGTGGCGATGGATATTACTACCCGTTTTCTTGGTCTCGATGTGGACGAAGTCAATGAGGATGTGACCGATGCGTTCGGTGAGTTGGCTAACATGCTGGCCGGAAACATTAAGATGGTTCTTGATGAATCGGGAAAAGACATCACCCTGTCGGTGCCTTCTTATGTGTTTGGTGCTGACTATCATGTTGAGTGTACGGCCGAAGCCGATTGGGTTATGGTTCCGTTTGAATCGGATTCCGGTGAATTTCTTGTCCAATTACAGATTGAAAAAAGCTGA
- a CDS encoding N-acetyltransferase gives MIRKACIADAPIIHKLLAEHAGKGAMLSRSLAEIYQAIRSFYVLEEQGEVLGTVSLQVWWADLAEVRSLVVSERLSGRGCGRQLVQACIDEACQLGLSRLFALTYQEQFFARLGFSLIEKSELPHKIWGDCMKCSKFPDCDEVAMAMRLPPASH, from the coding sequence ATGATCAGAAAAGCCTGCATCGCTGATGCCCCAATTATCCATAAACTGTTGGCTGAACATGCCGGCAAAGGAGCGATGTTGTCACGTTCCCTCGCTGAAATTTATCAGGCTATTCGCTCTTTTTACGTCTTGGAAGAGCAGGGGGAAGTTTTGGGGACGGTCAGTTTACAGGTCTGGTGGGCTGATCTTGCAGAAGTTCGTTCGCTGGTGGTTTCTGAACGTTTGTCTGGACGCGGCTGTGGCCGCCAGTTGGTTCAGGCGTGTATTGACGAAGCCTGTCAACTGGGGTTGAGCCGGTTGTTTGCTCTGACCTACCAAGAACAATTTTTTGCCCGGCTGGGCTTTAGTCTGATTGAAAAAAGTGAGTTGCCGCATAAAATTTGGGGCGATTGTATGAAATGCTCCAAGTTTCCTGACTGCGATGAGGTTGCCATGGCTATGAGGTTGCCACCGGCGTCTCATTGA